The Juglans microcarpa x Juglans regia isolate MS1-56 chromosome 8D, Jm3101_v1.0, whole genome shotgun sequence genomic sequence GATGCTCGTTCATACATTCATAgcaatgaatataaaataaatacaacaaatatAGATAGAGATGAGATACaaaaatttatgtggttcgtCCAGTGGTTATTTGGAGGGCAAATCCACTAtataatatgagtattttaCAGTTTCTCaagatttttcatttcttgtagTATAAGGGAGGTCGGAGACCGTTTTACAGGAGAAAAAATCCTAAAGCTCTTATTCTCAGGATGAGTATTTTAAGCGTAAAAGAAGCGGTagattaatcatttatatttgtctAAAAAATACTTGCATCCCTTTACACGGTTTCAAATTGAAGTCCTACGTACTGTGTAAAACAAAGGTCCAGATCTCACAcccattaatataattttctgtATGAACTCAAGACCTTTGAGATTTTCTAGCGTGGGAGAATAGAAGTTGTAAGTACAGATTAAGAAGACTTTTGAACTCATAATATATGGCTAGCCACTTCTGTCATATTTATGTATGGGGGAATTAAATTGGTGAAGCCCAACTAGCCATCCATGTGCATCGGTGGGTCCTATGGTTTCATAGTTCAATTGTGTACCTTCCATTTCAATTACACGGTTTCAAATACAAGTCCTACTGCATGCGTAAAACAAACGTCGACCAGATCTCACACCCATTACGactattctaattaattttttgtttgaactcaagtagtaaaCTGTTTATGAAAAATAGTGAATTAATTTAAGATAATTTAAGTCTCCCTTTCACACTCTAATCTCACATGTCATCCATATGAATTTTGATCGACATGCATGCAAATAAATCAACCGAGCAAGTACTTTTGTTAGGATTTCAAATAAATTGACCGTCCAAACATCAACTACTCTTAGCTAATAATTAGCTGACAATTTAAAGTTAGGATGTGTACAATATTTTTCTGTATTCTGTtgtgtacatttttttttctgaaacacCTTTTAAACTTTGctggaaataatattttcgtCGCAGAAACATATTTGCGGCGATATTTTATCGCGtaaatattctttttgggcGAAACTTACCTAGCTGGAAATACATAATAGCGACgataatttaaaattgttggaaaaaataatgagttatAGGCAGCGATTTTAATAACTTTTGATATTGCCATAAATAACTTTTCTCAGCGATTTTAATGGTAAATGGGAATGCCATTTCTGTtgattttttagatatttgtgACAGACTAAAATAGTCAAAAATAGTagttttttgtgacgatttttaCCTAACGCTAAAATTGATCAAAAGTGGCACTTTAATTTAGTGGAACATGCAGTGATTTCAAAATCGCCAAAAATGATATAATGCAATGATTATTGAAGGTATTTACGACGATTTTGAGCTCTGAAAAATGCTTAATTTTTTGTGTACTTTTGTCTATGGATAAAGTATTatcctatgaaaaataatataagattttattgtattttgttttcgtTGGCAAGCCAAACGATTTTGAGCCTATGAATTAAATAAAGTTGTATTCAAAGTTTCTAGTTAAGTCTACTTGCATCCCTTTTACACGTACGATTTCAAATTCAAGTCCTACTCATGCGTAAAACAAACGTCCAGATGATCTGACACCCATTAATTTTCTGTATGAACTTAATTGAGACTTTTGAGAAGACTTTTGAACTCATATCGGGAAAATTGGTGCATCGGTGGGTCCTATGGTTTAGTAATTCAATTGTGTTCGTTCCATATTAATTGATCGACATGCATGTATATAAATCAACCAAGCAAGTACTTTTGTTAGGATTTCATATAAATTGACCGTCCAAACATCAACTCTTagctaataattaataattttgggattttttttatttttataaataattaaaagtgtttaagaaatatttttaaaaaaaaaaatttatactagtCGATACTGAATTTACACTCTTTCTATTTGGGGTACTCTTAATTATCAATTTCCCAACGTGGGAACAACATATGTGCTAAAACAGAGTAAAGTCGATTGCTGTGGGACCAAATTGATCATTTTATACAACTTTGAAGGTTGAAAGTTCTGCAATCGTACAGAGtaaacacatgcatgcatgttcgaCATTGTTGCCAATAAGTAGTTGCCGAGAAGTTTCTCCTTTCTCTGACCGACTTTAtctctataattatttatttgccATAAGTACTGCAACTCTATAATTGGATCTCTTGCTAAATTGTAATCGCGCATACGTACTGAGAgcatgtcttcttcttctatggCCTTTCAATCAGGAGctacttcctcttcttcatctccttccaTCCATCCATGGAATCATGATATATTCTTGAGCTTTAGAGGTGAAGATGTTCGCCATAACTTTATTTCCCATCTATACCAAGCTTTGGATCAAAGGGGAATCAATACTTACATAGACAACAATCTTGAAAGAGGGGAGGAGATTTCACCGGCACTTTTCAAAGCTATTGAAGGGTCAATGATTTCTATCATTATATTCTCTAAAAATTATGCAGGATCTAGATGGTGCTTAGATGAACTATTAAAGATTCTTGATTGTAAGGAAACAATGAAGCAAATTGTTCTACCAATTTTTTACGACGTAGATCCATCGGAAGTACGGCATCAAAAAGGAATTTTTGGAGAATCCTTTGATAAACTTAGAGATAAGCTCAAGGATAGCGCAAAGATGCTGAAATAGAAGGTAGCTTTGAAAAGAGTAGTTGATTTGTCTGGTTTGGCTCAGGAAGTAGAATTCTCATCACAACAAGAGATCAACACTTATTAGAAGTCTTTGAAGTTGATTCAAAATACGAGGTGAAGATTTTGGATGAGAATGAAGCTCTTCAACTGTTTAGCTTGCATGCTTTCAAGAAAGACGAACCACTTGAAGGTTATGTGGAACTCTTTATTTTGAGAAGTTAAGATTACTTGATTGGCCTCAATATCCTGGAGAGTTTTTGCCACGTAATTTTAGAGGAAAGAAACTCTTTATTTTGAGAATGCATGATAGCCCCATAAAGGAGTTGGGGGATGGATTCAAGCCCAAGGTACgtacacaattataatcatcatcaacgacttttttttttttttcctttacttgCACTCTTGtgagaaacttgaagaaataatAGAGCTTCCACCAAATATAAGGGATTTGTATGTTAGTGGATGCAAGTCATTAGAGAGATTTTCGGAAGTATCAATGATAAGCGAAAAAACAGAGTAAATTTTCTCTAATGGGTGGGAACAGCATCTGTGCTAAAACAGAGTAAAGTCAATTGCTATGGGACCAATTAATTGATCATTTTAAACAAGTTTGAAGGTTGAAAGTTCTGCAGTcgtataataataacaaataattattatattttcaagaacGTGCATGCATGAGTAACACACAAGTCCACATGAGATCACCCATGCTTTTATATTCTCCATGTGGACTTTAGAGCTAGATTGGTGCTCTTGGATTCTTTCTCTAATGATATGGTCACTTTGTATATGCAATTCTAGCTATTGAGTCTATGTGGTAAattcctttcaaattttttttttcttttttaaccgAATGTGACAACTATAACTTCAAAATTGGTATTCTTCTGACTGTGCTGTTATTGGGACTATTCTAAGGAATGACTTCGTTAAGGGGTCTTTAAATGTTCTTGACTTTAGGTTTGTCAAGTTTgctaaactaaaataataattgggCCATTGTGCTATTTAACAGTCAGTGTCGGAATAGCATAGaatgattttcatgatcatCTTTTTCAACAAGCATCTGTGCTAAAACAGAGTAAAGCCAATTGCTGTGGGACCAATTAATTGATCATTTTAAACAACTTTGAAAGTATAAAGTTGTATCTTTGTGGGATATTCTTCTGTCTTTTTACAACAAAGTCATCATCTAATGGAAATCAATGGACCAAAttgaacatcttttttttttcaatgttcaGAACATGTCTGGCTTGGCTACTTTGTTGGAGAATCTTTGAAGATAGAGGTAGACAACCTCCAAGTTAAACTTTTTTGCACTTCAAAATCGGTGTTCTTCAAAGCTTTCAGAATCCATATGATACAAAAGCAtgaagagagagtgaaaaatcATCCAGGTGTGCTGCGTGAAGATGAATGTTTAGGTGGaatcttcaatttttgttttctattcccCTGTTTTATCAGCAACCAAACTGTGGATGGGGAGACAGATGAGCATGGGGAGATTGAATTAGAGCAATGAATGTATTGGATGGTACTTTTGCCTTTTGTTCCATAGGTTGAACTGTACTAGTTTTTAGGTAAATATTGCTCTGCTATCACTATCAGGGTCTTGTtccattttatagtttttctgCGTTTTAGCATTCTAGGCACAAATTCATCACCAATGATAAATGATGTTGATGTTGGAAGTTCCATATGCCAAGGTTTTATTTTGTCTTTGGACTGTGTATTTTGTAGAATTTGTGTGATTTGGAAATTCAAAAGGCTGTAAACCTCCACTTTGAACACCATTGAATTTCAAGGTTTATAGGGCATTTTCTTGTGGTGATTTTGACTTGTCTAATTGCAACAAAATGCATGCTTGTAGGGAATCATGTAAAAAATCCTTAATTGGATGATCAGGTATGTCTCTGTCCATGTTTCTGTCTCTTTATTATATCTCtcttttatgcatatatatgatttgGTTTATTGGTTACTTTAGGTGGCATTATATTTTCTGGAAATAGGGTTCTAGACTGGTTTAGCTATTGCAAAGAGACCTCAAAAagtaattcatttgaaattaatGGGATGCTAGCTGTGTTCGAATGAGATTAAAGGAATCGCCATTGGAAAGGAAAGAGATTCTTGGATATCAACAATGACCaacatgatatattttttttctgatgGGTGGATACATAATATTATGAGGATTCTTTTCTATTCTGGGAGAAATCAAACCAGGTATCGAGTATAGGAATTGAATACTCATGATACACAGCATTTTAACAGGTTCAAATGCCATACCAAGCTATAGTAACATTATCTCATAAATTGTGTACTTTTTATTTGcataatactaaaataatataaacatattttaagatacaaatatatttatcaataaagGAATATATTGCTAacacctttttttaaaaataaaggacGATAcctaaatttattaattacccTAATATATGGTAGGTGAATACCTTATGCAAAGAGAGGAAACTTGGCAGTTACATGGATGAAAAGAGGAAGTCGTTCCTATAAAATAACTAAAGACtacatataaaaacaaaaaacatcaaGCCTAagaatttacatatatatgttagtaCCGAATAGAAGGAAGACCTGCACGGATAAAAACAAGGAGATGGtatccaattttattgattacctTATACAATCTGTATTAAGCTTCAGACTAGCCTCTGGGGGTGGTTTCCAACCAAAATGTGCTCGGAGCTGCACCTGAACTTTAACTAACACTGCTTTATAACTGTGCTTCAATGAGATCTTGAATCACCATGAGAAATGGGGAGGTCGACCTAGACCCGAGTGTCAACTTTCTGTGTTTAGGGAGGTGGTTGATGTGTGTTCTCTTAGGTATATGGGGCATCGAAGGAATAAATTCACTTGGAACAACCGAAGGGAAGGTTCTCACTGTAGTAGATGGATAAAATGACAAAGTCCTAAAATCAAgttcctataaaaataaagactatataaaaaaaatattaatcataaGAATTAACTTAGATATGTTAGTGAGTGCCGAATAGAAGAAAGACAGAAATGAGCAACCATATGTTTAGGGAGTTAAAAATGAGacgaaaaactaaaaaattaggCGATTGTGCTATTTAACAGTCAGTGTCGGTCATAAGGTGCAATGTGCGAataggatgatgaatatttttgtaGACTTTGGTTACTTCTTTATCAATTTCCAGACGTGGGTATAGCATAGaatgattttcatgatcatCTTTTTCAACAAGCATCTGTGCTAAAACAGAGTAAAGTCAATCGCTGTGGGACCAACTTGATCATTCTAAACAActttgaaagttaaaagttcTATCTTTGTGAGATACTCTTCTTATCTTTTTACATCAAAGTCATCATCTAATAAAAATCAATGGACCGAAttgaacatctttttttttttttcaaaaagtatcAACTTGCTTTGAGACCAAAGTGATTACTTTAAGGACGGCAATGGGCCAACGAAATGAAAACATACATTGAATTGTGATTAAGCAGCAATTAATAAAATGGAAATAACTAATATCCCTTCTCATTTCAACCAGGTAAGCTGCATCAATCCACTCAGGTCCCAGCAGGAATAAATGCTCCCATTGTATTCACAATACCTCTTTTCCATGACCTGCTATCTCACTGGATTTCCATGACATTTCATACACAACCTTCTCATGATCTTTTGTTTTACCACTTCGTGTTACCAACATCATGCATTAGAGAATCAGTAGTACTGCTGAGTTGTAATCAGGCTTAATTACGTGCATACACCGTTACTTCTTCCATGGCCTTGCAaggagcttcttcttcttcttcctttttttctttcaccgACCGCTGGGCATACGATGTATTCTTGAGTTTTAGAGGTGAAGATACTCGCAATAATTTTACTGCCCATCTATATGATGCTCTAGATCGAAAGGGAATCAACACCTACATAGACTATGAACTTAGAAGAGGAAAGGAAATTTCACAGGCACTTCTCAAAGCTATTGAAGAATCAAGAATTGCGATCATTATACTCTCTCAAAACTATGCATCATCCACATGGTGCTTAGACGAGCTGATGAAGATCCTTGATTGTAATAAAACAAGGCAACAAATCATTCTTCCTGTGTTTTACAACGTAGATCCATCAGAAGTACGACATCAAAGAAAGAGTTTTGGTGAAGCATTTGCAAAACATCAACATAGGTTTAATGATGACATGAAGGTGCGGAGGTGGAAGGAAACACTCGAAGAGGTGGCCAACTTGTCCGGGTTTCATTTAGGGAACAGGTACTACTTAATTCTAATGATCATTGTGTGACTTCAGAATTaaactcttctttttcttttttttttttgcagtagATGACGAaataccttatatatatatatatatatatatatattagcaatttcactatatttatttgtatgttatgTTACTGTCTCTTTTCATTTGAAGAGTCCATCTCATTGATTGTTTCTTATGATCTTCTCTATTGGTAGGAACGAATCTGAATTCATCAACGAAATTGTTGAAGAGGTTTTGAGAATAGTAAATCGTATATACTTAAGCGTTGCCAAGTATCCAGTTGGAATAGAATCTCatataaaagatattaattTGCTTCTAAGTATTGGGATGAATGACATACGCATGATAGGGATCCTTGGAGTTGGTGGAATTGGAAAGACAACCATCGCCAAAGCAATCTACAACTCAATTGCTTATCAGTTTGAAGCTAGCTGTTTTCTTGCAAATATTCGAGAAACTTCAAATCGAGAGGGTGGTCTAATGCACCTGCAGGAGACACTTCTTTATGAGATCTTAGGAGACTCTAAGAATTTCAAAGTTGGTAGTGTTGATAGGGGAATCAATGTGATAAAGCATAGGCTCTGCTCTAAAAAGATTCTACTGATTCTTGACGATGTGGATAAGTTGGTCCAATTAGAAACTCTAGCCGGAGATCATGATTGGTTTGGTTTAGGAAGTAGAATCATCATAACAACAAGAGATCAAAATTTATTGACTAGTCATGAAGTTGATTCAACATACATGATGAATGAGTTGGATCACGACAAAGCTCTTCAGCTCTTTAGTTTACATGCCTTCAAGAGAGAAAAGCCTATTGATGATTATGCAGAACTAACAGAAGATGCAGTAAGATATGCAGGGGGTCTTCCACTAGCTTTAACGGTTCTAGGTTCAGATCTAAAAGGTAGAAGCATACATCAATGGAAAAGTGCATTGGATAAGCTCAAGAGAATTCCTAACAAAGATATTCAAATGATACTTAGAACAAGTTATGATGGATTGGATGATAATGAGAAGGATATTTTCCTTGATATTGCTTGtttcttcaaaacaaaagatgTAGATTATGTCATCAAAGTATTAGATAGTTGTCGTTTCTTTCCAGATGATGGCATTCAAAGGCTCATGGATAAGTGTCTCATAAGTGTTGATGAGAGTGGAAAATTGTGGATGCATGACTTGCTACAAGATATGGGTAGAGAAATTGTTCGACAAGAATCACCTAAAGAACCTGGCAAACGTAGTAGATTATGGTTTCATGAAGATGTTCGTTATGTACTAGAAGAAAATACGGTAAGAGagtaaatgaagaaaacaagactaattttactttttttatgagCATCTTCCATTTTCATTTATGAACAGGTTTCAATGATATGCAGATTTTGAAGagacattaattttttatattttgaatgtgATTAATTGTTTTTGGAAActcaaatattagaaaaaattactcaatttgaaaaatattagcagaaaagcaagatataaaGACAGTCTAGGTGTGAGTTAATTTGCTAATACATGTTGTATATGTTGTTGCCCTAGGTAACAAACAAAATTGAAGGGATATTGATAGATTTGCCAGAACGAGACTTGATATGCTTAGGTTCCAAAGCATTCATGAAGATGAAAAGActcagaatatttataaatcgCAATGCATGTTTATCTGGAGGGCCTAATTACCTTTCTAATGAGTTAAGCTTGCTTGATTTGGGTGAATGCCCTTTGCAATCTTTGCCATCCAATTTTCATGGAAAAAAACTCATCGACTTTCAGATCCGTAGTAGCCTCATAAAAGAATTGGGGGAGGGAATCAAGGTAAAACTTATgttctcaatatttttcttttcaatttagttttgaacttctttgaatctaatttctcttctttttttttactgatCTGCAGAATTTTCAGAACCTGAAGTTTATGAGTTTCTATGA encodes the following:
- the LOC121241784 gene encoding disease resistance protein RPV1-like, producing the protein MALQGASSSSSFFSFTDRWAYDVFLSFRGEDTRNNFTAHLYDALDRKGINTYIDYELRRGKEISQALLKAIEESRIAIIILSQNYASSTWCLDELMKILDCNKTRQQIILPVFYNVDPSEVRHQRKSFGEAFAKHQHRFNDDMKVRRWKETLEEVANLSGFHLGNRNESEFINEIVEEVLRIVNRIYLSVAKYPVGIESHIKDINLLLSIGMNDIRMIGILGVGGIGKTTIAKAIYNSIAYQFEASCFLANIRETSNREGGLMHLQETLLYEILGDSKNFKVGSVDRGINVIKHRLCSKKILLILDDVDKLVQLETLAGDHDWFGLGSRIIITTRDQNLLTSHEVDSTYMMNELDHDKALQLFSLHAFKREKPIDDYAELTEDAVRYAGGLPLALTVLGSDLKGRSIHQWKSALDKLKRIPNKDIQMILRTSYDGLDDNEKDIFLDIACFFKTKDVDYVIKVLDSCRFFPDDGIQRLMDKCLISVDESGKLWMHDLLQDMGREIVRQESPKEPGKRSRLWFHEDVRYVLEENTVTNKIEGILIDLPERDLICLGSKAFMKMKRLRIFINRNACLSGGPNYLSNELSLLDLGECPLQSLPSNFHGKKLIDFQIRSSLIKELGEGIKNFQNLKFMSFYDCKFLTKIPDISRIPNLEELYLRNCESLIEVHDSVGSHDHLTSLSFFGCSSLKSFPRSLRMRSLESLVLEDCSSLQSFPDIECEMECLRFIKFDQAPIKELPSSIGYLTGLQDVYIKGCKNLMHLPTNILELQHLRNLCVENFSELVKLPKKEKEKEKRCSTPCVMSTEECEISSNERIFESL